From a single Leptospira levettii genomic region:
- a CDS encoding c-type cytochrome, whose amino-acid sequence MYASIGCNSENDPTIKEPAPPKATTVPLPEAMYVQNGCISCHGPEGNGRGTRTHLLKESRIPNFQDRTTYTNGSSKESIANSIKNGIPGTYMKAYSHMRKNEIDALAEYILKMQKNNQ is encoded by the coding sequence ATGTATGCTTCTATTGGTTGTAATTCAGAGAATGATCCAACCATCAAAGAACCTGCTCCACCAAAAGCAACCACAGTCCCTTTACCTGAGGCAATGTACGTACAAAATGGATGTATTTCTTGCCATGGTCCAGAAGGAAATGGAAGAGGAACAAGAACTCATTTGCTAAAAGAAAGTCGGATTCCTAATTTCCAAGATCGTACAACGTATACGAATGGTTCCTCCAAAGAATCCATTGCAAACAGTATCAAAAATGGAATACCTGGAACATACATGAAAGCATATTCTCATATGCGTAAAAATGAAATCGATGCATTAGCAGAATATATTTTAAAAATGCAAAAAAACAATCAGTAA
- a CDS encoding LamG-like jellyroll fold domain-containing protein has product MGKRFLQKIIISLYFIPVFGCSFPTINRSLLETFTTFRFLQANTLSYSIRFQVSGLLGTGLQIENNGEVMDISSNGTYTFTKKINSGATYHVTVKTPPSSPIQNCIVSSGQGTVLNGNIEGIQVVCGSALYLISGTATGLSGNGLQLQNVTGAGTDVINVNSANFSFPPLPVGETYNFSIISQPTNPSQTCSITTPAVTNGTMVASPISASINCTTNSYVVSAQVIGILGTLTAGNELKLTLDGSNTINVTADGTYAFPGTYLSGGNFTVTVDNPGGVITSGVCTLSSGTVTVGNGATNFAVNCSNAFLVSGTVSSPGGTTTSVLGGSVTLDLVQTGGSPAFPTQSITINPGVTNFTFPSTIPGGVDYQIVVFANPPNQTCTITAGATHSGIVSNMSNVVLNCSLTLPSFSPVSGSLFNDDGTVTISSLIPGSEYRYTIGNGAQADPTCATGTMTTSTVNLTDNNQAVIKVIHCKVGWVESQVVTASYTLKVATPTPSLATGSFLDSGQNISFSSTTTGSTWVCHTAAAAVPTDPDCGSSLNTCNTGVLGNYIFPTPGVSQNVKARMCKVNYAQSDVLSINYQPNVYTVGGTISSLTTPFGTNTFILQNNGGDDLIIASNGTFTFNTALPTGTNFSVSVLSGPQNPWQTCNITNANGTVSNTAITNIAISCSVNQYNMSGNVTSSVILPTGLTVTNGVDSINVPAGATSTPIAFATPISSGTGYEIQITQEPPGFVCAVQSNIQGTMLGANITNVTVNCVAGYRYGNAIGLKKQAPVQIHYYKGDVTTAAGVAGSGSSDGPAPASSFNDISGITYDGTKGFIVDSGNHKIRVFNPMTNTVSSLVGSGAAGNTPGSGLSGTFNLPKGITTDGTYLYVTETLGNRIKRILISSGYAETFAGDDTVVSPANANLDATDPLAARFASPAGIVIDDNKLYIADRNNSAIRVIKLSTREVTTLVTGGDISFPEGLTIIGDYLYATNLGTYNITKTHKVTGVTTILCGNSMSGYIDAVGTDASFNLPHGITSDGIFLYVADYGNHLIRRVHSGTGEVITIAGSGNTGLINGVGVSASIQSPKYISNLGDVIVFGTVNALRTIKSESLQSYFPLNGSISNFVNNQTITSIGSPTFGNGRFNELNGAASTSVGNAGIAPTPSLSVNKVTMAGWILWDGTNSGIGKVIFYNGDFTSNGHGLFIDAKDQLAIYRGGMLPDSTNVTVIPNLWTHVALTVDSNDLYKVYLNGNLVFEKTLSTNPVSGNFTIGVSSAGSFFFPGRLADLRFYNRELNEAEVNDLAKNAESTLVGNSYASRPIQLAVQYQFTGDSTSKGPLGGSLSFYGPLTNYSTGINKTNNTAVRISASSGGYLLGSEQGLPHGTQPRSICVWVNLETYPNMGDNAPLITYGGAGPSTEFILNVYRASPTGDLKLRFGGLGGGELYPSYTLPLNRWTHICGTFDGNNGWLYVDGVEISGPVNIGSSINTTTGTGLYVGRMASFPGHMFGGKVDELKIYAKALTQKEVRTLSAQIPNGLVARYDFNKNFDDVSGFGNPTTSVGATLVSDKYGNGISALNTNGITYLNVNTTTSSLPKNSQPRTICVQYKSAALNSGTMISIGPNATDRMIALGAGNTSSKYFFSGYLNDVEEFYYNHENVWHHLCGVFEGPAGSYAATIYHNGAKLISQNKNTWDTNPNVFTIGIRSDLLNGFNGQMDEVLVYNRALSMLEIQALSGYDPKQVITWNANPTTSSLKLHLSADSFSNQSNFSPVNTWHDRSGNAASFFAGGSPPTYNNTGFNNKPTVNFNAGNSEYLFRGSAANIPSNSSTFFIAFSRTSNSNDTFFESATPGVSYYFDGDNIRMAKPSDGIVGSSNIQFPYTNIPYLIAAEQLNGVSFGMFSSGYAIGIPTDPSKTYSQNNLYLGSNSSPGNFFSGNISEVLYYNVSLSNPGRTIVFCYLSQKYNIDLSAASVYCD; this is encoded by the coding sequence ATGGGAAAAAGATTCCTTCAGAAAATCATCATATCCTTATATTTCATTCCTGTCTTTGGATGTTCGTTTCCGACAATCAATCGTTCCTTACTCGAAACGTTTACAACCTTTCGGTTTCTCCAAGCAAATACCCTATCTTATTCCATTCGTTTTCAAGTCTCAGGTTTACTCGGAACTGGATTACAAATCGAAAACAACGGTGAGGTGATGGATATCAGTTCAAATGGAACTTATACCTTTACTAAAAAAATAAATTCTGGTGCCACTTATCATGTGACAGTCAAAACACCTCCAAGTTCCCCCATTCAAAATTGTATTGTTTCTTCAGGCCAAGGAACAGTACTCAATGGAAACATTGAAGGGATCCAAGTAGTTTGCGGGAGTGCATTGTATCTCATCAGTGGAACGGCAACCGGACTTTCTGGGAATGGTTTACAATTACAAAATGTCACAGGTGCCGGAACCGATGTCATCAATGTCAATAGTGCCAATTTTTCTTTTCCACCTCTTCCTGTGGGTGAGACTTATAATTTTAGTATCATAAGCCAACCAACAAACCCAAGCCAAACTTGTTCCATTACAACACCAGCGGTGACAAATGGTACGATGGTTGCCTCACCCATATCTGCAAGCATCAATTGTACAACCAATTCCTATGTTGTCAGTGCCCAAGTCATTGGAATTTTAGGTACACTCACAGCAGGAAATGAATTAAAACTCACATTAGATGGTTCCAATACAATTAATGTCACTGCAGACGGAACTTATGCCTTCCCAGGCACCTATTTAAGTGGTGGAAATTTTACAGTCACTGTTGATAACCCAGGTGGAGTGATCACTTCTGGGGTATGTACACTATCATCAGGTACTGTAACCGTAGGAAACGGGGCAACAAACTTTGCTGTCAATTGTAGCAATGCATTCTTAGTCAGTGGCACCGTATCAAGCCCTGGAGGTACAACAACAAGTGTGTTAGGTGGATCCGTGACGTTAGACTTGGTACAAACGGGTGGGTCACCTGCTTTTCCTACACAATCAATCACAATTAACCCAGGTGTCACAAATTTTACGTTCCCAAGTACCATACCAGGTGGTGTGGATTACCAGATTGTCGTTTTTGCAAATCCACCTAACCAAACTTGTACGATTACCGCTGGTGCCACTCATTCAGGGATTGTGTCCAATATGTCCAATGTTGTACTCAATTGTAGTTTAACTCTTCCTAGTTTTTCTCCTGTTAGTGGCTCTCTTTTTAACGATGATGGTACGGTTACCATTTCCAGTTTGATCCCAGGATCCGAGTATCGATACACAATTGGAAATGGAGCACAAGCGGATCCAACCTGTGCTACAGGAACAATGACAACTTCCACAGTCAATTTAACCGATAACAACCAAGCAGTGATCAAAGTAATTCATTGTAAGGTGGGTTGGGTAGAATCACAAGTTGTCACTGCTTCTTATACACTCAAAGTAGCAACACCAACTCCTAGTTTGGCGACTGGATCCTTTCTGGACTCAGGCCAAAATATTAGTTTCTCAAGCACAACAACTGGTTCCACATGGGTTTGTCACACTGCGGCAGCGGCAGTCCCTACTGATCCAGATTGTGGTTCTTCACTAAACACATGTAATACTGGTGTCCTTGGGAATTATATTTTTCCAACACCGGGTGTTTCTCAAAATGTAAAAGCCAGAATGTGCAAAGTAAATTATGCACAGAGTGATGTTTTGAGTATCAATTACCAACCAAATGTATATACAGTTGGAGGAACAATTAGTTCTCTCACAACACCCTTTGGAACCAATACTTTTATTTTACAGAATAATGGTGGTGATGATTTAATCATTGCTAGTAATGGAACGTTTACATTCAATACAGCTTTACCTACCGGTACAAATTTTTCGGTTTCTGTATTATCAGGTCCTCAAAATCCTTGGCAAACTTGTAATATCACAAATGCAAATGGTACAGTTTCCAATACTGCGATCACCAATATCGCGATCTCATGTTCGGTAAATCAATACAATATGAGCGGGAACGTTACTAGTTCTGTGATTTTACCCACAGGACTAACTGTTACCAACGGTGTTGATAGTATCAATGTTCCTGCTGGTGCAACTTCCACTCCTATTGCCTTTGCGACTCCGATCAGCAGTGGAACTGGATATGAAATCCAAATCACCCAAGAACCACCAGGATTTGTTTGTGCCGTTCAATCAAACATCCAAGGCACTATGTTAGGTGCAAATATCACCAATGTTACTGTGAATTGTGTAGCAGGTTATCGTTATGGAAATGCAATCGGTTTAAAAAAACAAGCACCTGTCCAAATCCATTATTATAAAGGCGACGTCACAACCGCAGCAGGTGTAGCCGGGAGTGGATCAAGTGATGGCCCAGCCCCTGCATCCAGTTTTAATGACATCAGTGGCATTACTTATGATGGAACAAAGGGTTTTATCGTAGATTCTGGAAATCATAAAATTCGTGTCTTCAACCCAATGACCAATACCGTATCCTCTTTAGTGGGAAGTGGAGCCGCGGGAAATACTCCTGGATCAGGTTTGAGTGGGACATTCAATCTTCCCAAAGGAATCACAACAGACGGTACATATTTGTATGTCACCGAAACTTTAGGGAATCGTATCAAACGAATTTTAATTAGCTCTGGTTATGCGGAAACGTTTGCAGGTGATGATACTGTGGTTTCTCCAGCGAATGCAAATCTTGATGCAACAGATCCACTTGCCGCCAGATTTGCATCACCTGCTGGCATTGTGATTGATGATAATAAACTTTACATCGCCGATCGTAACAATTCAGCAATCCGTGTCATCAAGTTAAGTACCCGTGAGGTCACGACTCTTGTTACCGGAGGAGATATCAGTTTTCCAGAAGGACTTACCATCATCGGCGATTACCTATATGCTACCAATTTAGGAACATACAACATCACAAAGACCCACAAAGTAACGGGCGTTACAACCATTTTATGTGGGAATTCAATGAGTGGATACATTGATGCCGTTGGAACTGATGCTTCTTTCAATTTACCACACGGGATCACTTCCGATGGAATCTTTTTGTATGTTGCCGATTATGGAAATCATTTGATCCGAAGAGTTCATAGTGGCACAGGCGAAGTGATCACCATTGCTGGTTCTGGAAACACTGGACTCATCAATGGAGTTGGTGTATCTGCATCCATACAATCACCAAAATACATTTCCAACTTAGGTGATGTAATCGTTTTCGGAACTGTCAATGCCCTTCGAACCATAAAGTCAGAAAGTTTACAATCTTATTTTCCATTGAATGGTTCCATTTCCAATTTTGTAAATAACCAAACGATTACTTCGATTGGAAGTCCAACATTCGGAAATGGTCGATTTAATGAACTAAATGGTGCAGCAAGTACTTCCGTAGGGAATGCAGGAATAGCACCTACTCCCAGTTTGTCGGTGAATAAAGTCACAATGGCTGGATGGATTTTATGGGATGGAACCAATTCTGGAATTGGAAAAGTAATCTTTTATAATGGTGATTTTACCAGCAATGGCCATGGATTGTTTATTGATGCAAAAGACCAATTGGCGATCTATCGCGGAGGTATGCTTCCTGATTCTACAAATGTGACTGTCATACCAAACCTATGGACCCATGTTGCATTAACCGTTGATAGTAACGATTTATACAAAGTATATTTAAACGGGAACTTAGTGTTTGAAAAAACCTTAAGTACAAATCCAGTTTCAGGAAATTTCACGATTGGTGTATCCTCTGCTGGTTCCTTTTTCTTTCCAGGGAGACTTGCTGATTTACGATTCTATAACAGAGAACTCAATGAAGCAGAAGTAAATGACTTAGCTAAAAATGCAGAAAGTACTTTGGTTGGAAATTCCTATGCTTCACGACCAATCCAATTGGCAGTTCAATACCAATTTACAGGAGACTCCACTTCAAAAGGACCTCTTGGTGGAAGTTTGTCTTTTTATGGTCCATTGACAAACTATTCGACTGGTATCAACAAAACAAATAATACCGCAGTCAGAATTTCTGCTTCTTCTGGTGGTTACTTACTCGGCTCGGAACAGGGTTTACCACATGGAACACAACCAAGGAGTATCTGTGTTTGGGTAAACTTAGAAACTTATCCAAATATGGGAGACAATGCTCCTCTCATCACATATGGAGGTGCAGGTCCCTCCACTGAATTCATTCTAAATGTATACAGAGCATCCCCTACTGGTGACTTAAAACTTCGGTTTGGTGGTCTCGGCGGTGGAGAATTGTATCCATCCTATACACTGCCATTAAATCGTTGGACTCATATTTGTGGTACATTTGACGGTAACAATGGTTGGTTATATGTTGATGGAGTGGAAATTAGTGGACCAGTGAACATTGGTTCGTCTATCAATACAACAACAGGAACAGGATTGTATGTTGGTCGAATGGCTTCGTTTCCAGGCCATATGTTTGGTGGCAAAGTGGATGAGCTTAAAATTTATGCAAAAGCTCTCACTCAAAAGGAAGTACGAACCCTCTCAGCACAAATCCCCAATGGTTTAGTTGCACGTTACGACTTTAACAAAAATTTTGATGATGTAAGTGGTTTCGGAAATCCAACCACAAGTGTGGGAGCAACTCTTGTCTCTGACAAGTATGGCAATGGAATTTCCGCATTGAATACCAACGGAATTACTTACTTAAACGTAAACACAACAACCTCATCCTTACCAAAAAATTCCCAACCACGAACGATTTGTGTGCAATACAAATCAGCTGCACTCAACTCAGGGACAATGATAAGTATTGGACCCAATGCAACCGATCGCATGATTGCGTTAGGCGCTGGTAATACAAGTTCTAAATACTTTTTTTCAGGTTACCTAAATGATGTAGAAGAATTTTATTATAACCATGAAAATGTATGGCATCACCTTTGTGGTGTGTTTGAAGGTCCTGCAGGAAGTTATGCTGCTACTATCTACCATAATGGAGCCAAACTCATCAGCCAAAACAAAAATACTTGGGATACAAATCCAAATGTTTTTACGATTGGAATTCGATCTGATTTACTCAATGGATTTAATGGTCAAATGGATGAGGTTCTCGTTTATAACCGAGCTTTATCGATGTTGGAAATCCAAGCTTTATCAGGTTATGATCCAAAACAAGTGATTACTTGGAATGCAAATCCGACAACAAGCAGTTTAAAACTTCACCTAAGTGCCGATAGTTTTTCGAATCAATCCAATTTTTCACCTGTTAACACTTGGCATGACAGAAGTGGCAATGCAGCTTCTTTTTTCGCTGGAGGTTCACCACCGACCTATAATAACACTGGTTTTAATAATAAACCTACAGTGAATTTTAACGCAGGCAATTCTGAGTATTTGTTCCGTGGTAGTGCAGCTAACATTCCTTCCAATAGTTCTACTTTTTTCATCGCCTTTTCAAGAACATCCAATTCCAATGATACATTTTTTGAATCAGCAACACCTGGTGTATCTTATTATTTTGATGGAGACAATATTCGAATGGCAAAACCATCGGATGGAATTGTTGGCTCTAGTAACATCCAATTTCCATATACAAACATTCCCTATTTGATAGCAGCAGAACAATTGAATGGAGTTTCCTTCGGTATGTTTTCAAGTGGTTATGCGATCGGTATCCCAACAGATCCAAGTAAAACATATTCACAAAATAATCTTTACTTAGGTTCTAACTCTAGTCCTGGTAATTTTTTCTCTGGTAATATCAGCGAAGTTCTTTATTACAATGTGAGTTTATCCAATCCAGGTCGTACCATAGTTTTCTGTTACTTATCTCAAAAATATAATATTGATTTGTCAGCTGCCTCGGTGTATTGCGATTGA
- a CDS encoding cysteine synthase A: MKTDIRNGFIGTIGNTPLIRINSLSDETGCEILGKAEFLNPGGSVKDRAALYIIQDAEKKGLLKKGGTVVEGTAGNTGIGLTHICNAKGYKKIIVIPETQSKEKIEMLRTLGAEVILVPAVPYTNPGNYVRVSEQIAKETPNSLWANQFDNLANRNAHFETTGPEIWEQTQGKIDVWTTSIGTGGTYAGTAMYLKSKNPNVKCIVCDPHGSGVYSYVKTGTITIEGSSITEGIGQGRITKNMEGMPADDAVRIHDKEALSILQKVLREDGLFMGGSVGINLAAAYQIAKQLGPGHTIVTVLCDTGTKYQSKIYNPEFLKSKGLD; this comes from the coding sequence ATGAAAACAGATATTAGAAATGGATTTATTGGCACAATCGGAAATACACCCCTCATTCGTATCAATTCATTGAGTGACGAAACTGGTTGTGAAATTCTCGGCAAAGCAGAATTTCTAAACCCAGGTGGTTCCGTCAAAGACCGAGCAGCTTTATACATCATCCAAGATGCAGAAAAAAAAGGCCTTCTCAAAAAAGGAGGAACAGTTGTCGAAGGTACAGCTGGGAATACAGGCATTGGGCTTACACATATTTGTAATGCAAAAGGATACAAAAAAATCATTGTCATTCCAGAAACACAATCCAAAGAAAAAATAGAAATGTTACGAACATTAGGTGCTGAGGTGATTTTAGTTCCAGCAGTACCTTATACCAATCCGGGAAATTATGTTCGAGTCTCAGAACAAATTGCAAAGGAAACACCCAATTCACTTTGGGCGAACCAATTTGATAACCTTGCGAATCGAAACGCACATTTTGAAACCACGGGACCTGAAATTTGGGAACAAACCCAAGGGAAAATTGATGTGTGGACTACATCCATAGGAACTGGTGGTACTTACGCTGGTACTGCTATGTATCTCAAGTCCAAAAATCCAAATGTTAAATGTATCGTTTGTGACCCACATGGATCTGGTGTCTATTCATATGTCAAAACAGGGACCATCACCATTGAAGGTTCCTCCATCACGGAAGGAATTGGGCAAGGAAGGATCACAAAAAATATGGAAGGGATGCCTGCCGATGATGCTGTCCGTATCCATGACAAGGAAGCACTCAGTATCTTACAAAAAGTACTCCGAGAGGATGGATTGTTTATGGGAGGGAGTGTGGGGATTAATTTAGCAGCTGCTTACCAAATTGCGAAACAATTGGGACCAGGTCACACCATCGTGACCGTGTTATGTGACACAGGAACCAAATACCAGTCCAAAATATACAATCCAGAGTTTTTAAAATCGAAAGGTCTCGATTGA
- a CDS encoding MFS transporter, producing the protein MYKSLRQWFAPAPAIPQKSKEEISTLYPKLRFQVLESTFIGYTVYYLTRNNFSPVSKEIGEALSYSKSDLGDILAVTAITYGIGKFFMGALSDRSNPKKFMAVGLLLTAILNFSFGFANHYWIHLFLWGANGLVQGMGWPPCGRSLGHWYSVRERGTTFAFWNIAHNIGGGIVGVVASHSAAKFGWQYAFFVPGLIALLGSVYLYIRLVDTPQSEGLPPIEEYRNDYPPEEKENHEEELTTKQLIVEQVLLNKYIWLFAIINFFVYIIRYSLIDWGPTYLKETKGADLLGGGYSTLILEFGGIGSTILMGWVSDKFDGRRGMVSLLCIIPIFFAFLGILFNPPGNIWIDYVLFGLIGLFIYPPVMLLGVAGMDFTSKKAVGTAAGFIGLFGSLGRTAQGKGIAVLSTNYSWDVALGAILVSTLIAIFLLIFSWNLRPRG; encoded by the coding sequence ATGTACAAGTCCCTTCGTCAGTGGTTTGCTCCAGCACCCGCGATCCCCCAAAAATCGAAAGAAGAAATTTCAACTCTTTATCCAAAACTAAGGTTCCAAGTATTAGAGTCGACTTTCATTGGTTATACGGTATACTATTTAACACGTAATAATTTTTCTCCCGTTTCAAAAGAAATTGGGGAAGCATTGTCTTATTCCAAATCAGATTTGGGTGACATCTTAGCTGTCACTGCCATCACTTATGGAATTGGAAAATTTTTTATGGGTGCATTATCAGATCGTTCCAATCCTAAAAAATTTATGGCAGTAGGGTTATTACTCACCGCCATTTTAAATTTTTCATTTGGATTTGCGAATCATTATTGGATCCACTTATTTTTATGGGGAGCCAACGGGCTTGTTCAAGGTATGGGTTGGCCTCCTTGTGGACGTTCCTTGGGGCATTGGTATTCCGTGAGGGAAAGGGGTACTACATTTGCATTTTGGAATATTGCACATAATATCGGAGGAGGGATTGTCGGAGTTGTTGCTTCACATTCAGCTGCAAAATTTGGTTGGCAATATGCTTTTTTTGTTCCAGGTCTGATTGCCTTACTCGGGAGTGTTTATTTGTACATTCGACTTGTGGACACACCTCAGTCTGAAGGACTCCCACCCATAGAAGAGTATCGAAATGATTATCCACCTGAAGAAAAAGAAAATCATGAAGAAGAATTGACCACCAAACAATTGATTGTTGAACAAGTATTGTTAAATAAATACATTTGGTTATTTGCCATCATCAATTTTTTTGTTTATATCATCCGATATAGTTTAATTGATTGGGGTCCAACGTATTTAAAAGAAACAAAAGGCGCGGATTTACTCGGTGGAGGTTATTCCACTTTGATTTTAGAATTTGGTGGAATTGGATCTACCATACTTATGGGCTGGGTTTCTGACAAGTTTGATGGAAGAAGGGGAATGGTCAGTTTACTTTGTATCATTCCAATCTTTTTTGCATTTTTAGGAATTTTATTCAATCCTCCAGGGAATATCTGGATCGACTATGTTCTGTTTGGTTTGATTGGACTATTCATTTACCCTCCAGTCATGTTGTTAGGTGTAGCAGGAATGGATTTTACATCCAAAAAAGCGGTTGGTACTGCCGCTGGTTTTATTGGGTTATTTGGGTCACTAGGACGCACCGCACAAGGGAAAGGAATCGCGGTTTTATCAACAAATTATTCCTGGGATGTTGCCCTTGGAGCAATTCTTGTTTCCACTCTCATTGCAATTTTCCTATTGATTTTTAGTTGGAATCTGCGTCCTCGAGGTTAA
- a CDS encoding SRPBCC family protein — MNLGKKISIGIIGIIAVPLVLAIFLPSSYQVERTIDITKPASEVFAFIRLLKNQDQYSVWAKRDPDMKKIFKGEDGTVGFVSRWESQVKDVGVGEQEIKMINAETLEMQTELRFFEPFEGTERSYMKVSSLDPKKSKVIWGFDGSMPYPFNLMLLFMNFEEMIGNDFEEGLSNLKHVLEK; from the coding sequence ATGAATCTAGGCAAAAAAATCTCAATCGGAATCATTGGAATCATCGCTGTCCCACTTGTATTGGCAATATTTTTACCATCAAGTTACCAAGTGGAAAGGACAATTGACATTACAAAACCAGCAAGCGAAGTGTTTGCATTCATTCGATTGTTAAAGAACCAAGACCAATACAGTGTATGGGCAAAACGTGATCCTGATATGAAAAAGATTTTTAAAGGGGAAGACGGCACTGTTGGTTTTGTATCTCGATGGGAAAGCCAAGTGAAAGATGTTGGTGTAGGTGAACAAGAGATCAAAATGATCAATGCCGAGACTTTAGAGATGCAAACCGAATTACGATTTTTTGAACCATTTGAAGGAACAGAAAGAAGTTATATGAAAGTTTCTTCTTTAGATCCAAAAAAATCAAAAGTAATTTGGGGGTTTGATGGATCTATGCCTTATCCATTTAATTTGATGTTACTTTTTATGAATTTTGAAGAAATGATTGGGAATGATTTTGAAGAAGGACTTTCCAATTTAAAACATGTATTAGAAAAATAA
- a CDS encoding family 43 glycosylhydrolase, with protein MNKQNIYWQLYQEDPIIKPGFPSPILADPSFLFPESCPDGLWHLFAHNIFGVLEYVSEDGIHWKKKKSIVRNAMRPFIYFEDGTYYLYYEKYKFLHVLMSWFPYRKWKSKIEVKTSKDLVHWSTAKTVIVPKFPFHKDANFGDSVSNPCLVKFGNKYRMYFSSSLVMIPDCGFCEPKYITVAEASSPLGPFSYFSDPILAPNDMDPFCNLGAGSIKVIPWKGRYLGFQNGIFWNPVRKESCSAILFLQSEDGINFERINHTPILGPTGRGWKASHVYACDVKYSEAENIFILYFNARDKAHWTKGKEAIGLFVGKVEESKENLKSKSTSKSKKQESRSLKNKPKGKTKVTTKKIPSKPKTKKSKFK; from the coding sequence TTGAACAAACAAAATATCTATTGGCAACTCTACCAAGAGGATCCTATCATCAAACCAGGATTTCCATCTCCAATCCTGGCAGATCCTAGTTTTTTATTTCCTGAATCTTGCCCAGATGGTCTGTGGCATCTGTTTGCACATAACATCTTCGGTGTGTTAGAGTATGTTTCCGAAGATGGTATCCATTGGAAAAAAAAGAAATCCATTGTTCGTAATGCAATGCGACCTTTTATCTATTTCGAAGATGGAACTTATTATTTGTATTATGAAAAATACAAATTTTTACATGTCCTCATGTCTTGGTTTCCATACCGTAAATGGAAATCAAAAATTGAAGTGAAGACGAGCAAAGATTTAGTCCATTGGTCAACTGCTAAAACTGTTATCGTACCAAAATTTCCATTTCATAAAGATGCAAACTTCGGTGATTCCGTAAGTAACCCGTGTCTTGTGAAGTTTGGAAATAAGTACAGAATGTACTTTTCATCATCTCTTGTAATGATTCCGGATTGTGGTTTTTGTGAACCAAAGTACATTACGGTTGCTGAAGCCAGTTCCCCACTTGGCCCATTTTCGTATTTTTCAGATCCTATTTTAGCACCTAACGATATGGATCCATTTTGTAATTTGGGCGCAGGTTCCATTAAAGTGATCCCTTGGAAAGGTAGATACTTAGGGTTTCAGAATGGAATTTTTTGGAATCCTGTGAGGAAGGAATCTTGTTCGGCAATTCTGTTTTTACAAAGTGAGGATGGAATCAATTTTGAAAGGATCAACCACACTCCAATCCTTGGCCCCACAGGGCGTGGTTGGAAGGCAAGCCATGTGTATGCCTGTGATGTGAAGTATTCGGAAGCTGAAAATATTTTTATTCTCTACTTTAATGCAAGAGACAAAGCACATTGGACAAAGGGAAAAGAAGCCATTGGACTTTTTGTTGGGAAGGTAGAAGAATCAAAAGAGAATCTCAAATCTAAGTCCACTTCCAAATCAAAAAAACAAGAAAGTCGTTCCCTTAAAAACAAACCGAAAGGGAAAACAAAAGTGACCACGAAAAAGATTCCTTCAAAACCCAAAACAAAGAAGTCTAAATTCAAATGA
- a CDS encoding pirin family protein yields MTKSLIGHSKDLGDNFIIRRVLPALEKRSVGPFVFFDHFGPVPVVTGEELVVRAHPHIGLATITFLYDGVITHRDSLEVEMDIRPNETNWMIAGSGIVHSERSKFDPKYEVLEGIQTWIALPKEKEQISPSFQHLSETEIPVMKQKGLIFRLLGGKFLDLESSAVVHSPLFYADIDVKMDADQIEWQLSPEEEAGLYIARGAIESEGESYAVGSMVLFEKGTKVSFKAKQNSRLMLLGGEPLKEKRHLYWNFVATSQELIDSAKERWAKDEFPKVPNETDRIPLPN; encoded by the coding sequence ATGACAAAATCACTGATCGGACATTCAAAAGACTTAGGAGATAATTTTATCATTCGTCGTGTTCTTCCTGCCTTAGAAAAAAGGTCAGTGGGTCCCTTTGTTTTTTTTGACCACTTTGGACCTGTGCCTGTTGTCACGGGTGAAGAACTTGTAGTCCGAGCCCATCCTCACATTGGACTTGCTACCATTACATTTTTGTATGATGGAGTGATCACACACCGAGATAGTTTAGAAGTAGAGATGGACATTCGGCCCAATGAAACCAATTGGATGATTGCCGGGTCTGGTATTGTTCATAGTGAACGATCTAAGTTTGATCCAAAATATGAAGTATTAGAAGGAATACAAACTTGGATTGCACTCCCTAAAGAGAAAGAACAAATATCCCCAAGTTTCCAACACCTTTCCGAAACAGAAATTCCTGTGATGAAACAAAAAGGACTCATATTTCGTTTGTTAGGTGGAAAGTTTTTGGATTTAGAATCATCTGCCGTTGTACATTCACCACTTTTTTATGCAGACATCGATGTAAAAATGGATGCTGACCAAATAGAATGGCAACTTTCTCCTGAAGAAGAAGCTGGGTTGTACATTGCGCGAGGTGCCATCGAATCAGAAGGTGAATCTTATGCGGTTGGAAGTATGGTTTTATTTGAAAAAGGTACAAAAGTTTCTTTCAAAGCAAAACAAAACAGTCGTTTGATGTTACTTGGAGGGGAACCTCTGAAAGAAAAACGGCATTTGTATTGGAACTTTGTCGCTACAAGCCAGGAATTGATTGATTCTGCTAAGGAAAGATGGGCAAAGGATGAATTTCCAAAAGTTCCAAACGAAACAGATCGGATTCCTTTACCCAACTAA